The DNA window ACGACGTCGACGCCGTCGTGCACAACGGCGCCCTGGTCAACTACGTGCGTACTTACGACGCCCTGCGGCCCGCCAACGTGGAGGGCACCCGCGAGCTGTTGCGACTTGCAATGACCAACCACCGCAAGGCTTTCCACCTCGTCTCCAGCACGTTCATCTACGGCTGGAGCACCGAGCCGGTGGTCGGGGAGTGGGATGCCAACGAAAAGATGGCCGGTCTGGACTTCGGTTACTCGCAGACCAAATGGGTCGGCGAGCAGCTGGCACTGGCCGCGCAGCGCAAGGGACTCGACGTCCGCATCTACCGGCCGTCGCTGATCTCGCCGACCCGTGCGGGTTTCGGCAGCCAGGACGACATCTTGGTGCGGCTGACGGCGTTCATGATCGAGCACGGGGTCGCCGTCAACGCGCTCAACCAGATCAGCCTGCTGCCGGCGGACTTGATCGCGGACCACATCGTCACGCTGATGGGCCTGCCGGACGAGTCGGGCAGCGTGTTCAACATGACCGCGGACGACTACTACAACCTCACCGACGTCACCCGCATCCTGTCCGAACGCTACGGGTATCGCTTCGACTACCACGACATCGGATCCTTCACCGAACAGCTGTACCGCCGCTGCACGCCGAACGACCAGATGTATCCGCTGGTCGACTTCCTCACCCGGTCGGCGGACAAGATCGCGGCGATGCGGGACAAGCGATACGACAATACCCAGTACCGCCACCGGCGGAGGCTCGCCAACGTTCGGCTGCGCGAGCCGGCCCTGACCGAGACGGTCGATCATCTCGTCCGGTTCTTGCGCAACGAGCGTTTGATCACTGAGGTAGAGGACGAGGCGCAGCGCAGCGCCTAGCGTTACGACTTGGCGACGGAAAGGGGTGGCGACGATGTTCACCGTCGACGACAAGGCAACGGGCCCGCATGACGCCTCGCTCGACCACGAGCGGATCGTCCTGCAAGCGCGTGACGTCGACTTCGACTGGTCGACGCTGCCGTTCTACTACGTGCCCAACGAACCCTTCACCACCCACTTCTGCAACGTGCTGCACCTGTTGCTGCCGGCGGGTGAGGAGTTCATCGTCGACGCCTTCAAGGACACCTTGCCGCTGATCAAAGACGATCAACTGCGGCGCGATGTGCAGGGATTCATCAGCCAGGAGGCCATGCATTCCCAGGCGCACGCGGGGGTGCTGGGGCACTTCGCGGCCAAAGGCATCGACGTGACGCCGTTCACCGACCAGATGCGTTGGCTATTCACCCAACTCATCGGTGACCGGCCGCGGTGGAGCCGGCGCCGGCGGCAGAGCTGGTTGCTCGAGCGGGTGTCGATGGTCGCCGCGCTGGAGCACTACACCGCCATCCTGGGCGAATGGATTCTCGACACCCCGCAGCACGACGCCATGGGCACCGACCCGATGATGCTGGACCTGTTGCGCTGGCACGGCGCCGAGGAAGTCGAGCACAAAGCGGTCGCCTTCGACACCATGAAGCACCTGCGGGCCGGGTATTGGCGGCAGGTGCGCACCCAGCTGCTGATCACGCCGGCCCTACTGTGGTTGTTCGTCCGCGGCGTGCGGTTCATGTACTCCGTCGACCCCTACCTGCCGCCCGGCACCAAGCCGCGCTGGCTGGACTACTTCCGCGCGGCGCGACGGGGTTTGGTGCCCGGGCCGTTCCAGTTCCTCCGGGTCATCGGCGCCTACTACACGCCGAGTTTCCACCCGTCCCAGCTGGGCGGGGTGGGACGCGCGGTCGACTACCTGGCCCGCTCACCCGCCGCCCGCGCGTCGCACTGAACCATGACGACCGAACTCGCTTCAACCATGGTCGCCGCCTCCGACGGCGTGCGGCTGGCGGTGCACGCCTACACCGACATCGACCCCGGGCGGCCGACCATCCTGGCCATCCACGGTTACCCGGACAACCACCACGTGTGGGACGCGGTGGCAACGACATTGGGCCGCCGCTTCAATGTCGTGGCGTACGATGTGCGCGGCGCCGGCCAATCCTCAACGCCGGCAACCTATTCGGGGTATCTGCTGCCGCAGCTGGTCGCTGACGTCGGCGCGGTGATCGACCGCCTGGGCGTGGACTCGGTACACTTGCTGGCCCACGATTGGGGATCGATCCAGGCCTGGGCGGCGGTCACCGACGACTCGGTGATGGACAGGATCGCCTCGTTCACGTCGGTCTCCGGTCCCCATCTGAACTATGCGGGCAGGTTCCTGCGGTCAGCGCGCACGCCGCGCGCGCTCCTCGACGTGGTCAAACAAATCGTGGCCTCGTCCTACATCTGGTTTTTCCTGTGCCCGGGGCTGCCCGAACTCGCGATCCGGTCCGGGGCGACGGTGAAAGTCTTTGAAGCGGTTGAGCGTATCGGCGGATCGAAGACCGGCAGCGAGCGCGGTGCGGCGTACCGCTCGGCAGACGACTACCTCAACGGGCTCAACCTGTACCGCGCGAACATGCCGGCACCGATCCTGTCACCCCCGGCGCGGCTGCCACAGACCACCGTTCCGGTGCAGGTACTGGTCGCCCGCCAGGACTATTTCGTATCGCCCGCGCTGCAACGGTTTACCGGCTCCATCCCAGCCGGCGGCAGGGTCGTCCCGATCGAGGGCGGCCACTGGGTGGTCACCGCGCACCCCGACGTCATCGCCCGGCTCACCGGCGAGTGGGTCGACCTGATCGCGCATTCCGCCGATCGTCGCGGCATCGGCCAGATGTGAGGATGATTGTGGCACAGACTATTTGGGAGAGCATTCCAGCCGACCTCTACGGCCGTCGCAAACGCGACCGCATGTACACCGCCTTGTACGGGGTCGGTGCGCTGTTCGGCGGCATGGCGTCGGCGTCCCGGTGGACGTCGTCACGCGTGGCGTCCGTGCGGCGCACCACCACCGCGTTGGTCACCCAACGCGAGCTGGTGGCGCCCGATGTGGTCGCGTTGACGCTGGCTGACCCGGCTGGTGGATTGTTGCCGTCCTGGACACCGGGCGCGCACATCGACGTTCGGCTGCCGTCGGGTCGCCGCCGGCAGTACTCGCTGTGCGGTTCGCCCGGCCGGCGCACCGACTATCGCATCGCGGTGCGCCGCATCGCCGACGGCGGCGGTGGTTCGATCGAGATGCACGAGACCTTCGCGGTGGGGGACAGATTCGAATTCGAAGGGCCGCGCAACGCGTTCTATCTCGTCACCGACGAACGCGAGGTGCTGTTCGTGATCGGCGGCATCGGGGTGACGCCCATCCTGCCCATGATGCAGGCGGCCCAACAGCGCGGAATCGATTGGCGCGCCGTCTATGCCGGCCGTAGCCGGGATGACATGCCGTTGCTGGACGAGGTGGTGGCGGTGGCCCCCGACCGGGTCACCGTGTGGGCCGACGACGAGCGCGGCCGATTCCCCACTGCGGCGGACCTGCTCGCCGACGCCGGGCCGACGACGGCCGTCTACGTGTGTGGCCCCACCGCCATGCTGGAATCGGTGCGCACCGCGCGTGACGAACATGCGAACGCGCCACTGCACTATGAGCGTTTCGGCCCGCCTCCGGTGGTCGATGGTGTTCCCTTCGAACTGGAACTGGCCCGCTCCCAACGGGTGCTCAGCGTCCCGGAAAACCGGTCGGCCCTGGACGTGATGCTCGATCGCGACCCGACCACCGCCTACTCCTGCCAGCAGGGGTTCTGCGGCACCTGCAAGGTGAAAGTGCTTGGCGGGCAGGTCGATCGGCGCGGACGCGCCGCAGAGGGCGACGACGAGATGCTGGTCTGCGTTTCCCGGGCGAAAAACGGCCGCGTGGTGATCGACGCCTGAGCGCGGTGATGCGCCACTTGTGACCTCCCACCATGCAGAATGGCGTGGTGAACGGATTCGGCTTTCACACCTTGGCGTTGCTCGCCGCTGTCGGGATGGCCGGCCCGGTCCTGGCTTCGGTCCCGCGCCTGCGGATACCGGTGGTGGTCGGTGAATTGGTCGCGGGCCTGGTGATCGGCAGGACCGGTTTCGACGTGGTCGATATCGCCGACCCGACGTTTGCGGTGCTGGCGAATATCGGCTTCGCGCTGGTGATGTTCGTGGTGGGCACCCATGTGCCGGTCCGCGAGGCCGCGATGCGCTCGGCGTTTCCGGTGGCCCTGGGGCGCGCCGTGCTCAGTGGAGGCGTCGCGGTAGCACTGGGTATCGGTCTGGCCGCGACATTCGGAACCGGCCACCCGGCGCTCTACGCGGTCCTGATGGCCTCGTCGTCGGCGGCGCTGGCGTTGCCGGTGATCGATTCGCTGGGGCTGCGGGGACGTCAGGTACTGTCCGTGACCACGCAGATCGCCATTGCGGACACTTCCTGTATTGTGCTGCTGCCGTTGGTGATTGACATCAAAAGGGCGCCGACGGCGGCGCTGGGGGCGCTGGCGGTGGCGGGTTTCGCAGCGGCGCTGTTCGTGGTGCTGCGCACCGTCGACCGCAAGGGCTGGCGCAAACGCCTGGACCGCTATTCCGAGATGCACCGGTTGGCGCTGGAGCTGCGGACCAGCCTGCTGGTGCTGTTCGGGCTGGCGGCGCTGGCCGTCACCACCCACGTGTCGATCATGCTGGCGGGTTTCGCGGTCGGCCTGGTGGTCGGGGCGGTCGGCGAACCGCGCCGGTTGGCGCGCCAACTTTTCGGCATCACCGAGGGATTCTTCAGCCCGCTGTTCTTCGTGTGGCTGGGCGCCTCGTTGCAGGTCCGCGAACTCGGCGCACACCCGAAGCTGATCCTGCTGGGCGCGGGACTGGGACTCGGTGCGGTGCTGGCGCATTGCGCCGGACGGCTGCTTCGCCAGCCGCTCACCTTCGGGGTTCTTTCGGCGGCGCAGCTCGGCGTGCCGGTGGCCGCGGCCACCATCGGCACCCAGGAACACCTCCTGGTCGCCGGAGAGGCGTCGGCGCTGATGTTCGGCGCCCTGCTGACCGTCGCGGCGGCGTCGATCGCGGGCACGCTGGCCGCGCGTGGCCAGGACACAGCCGAACCGGGCGAGGCCGTGCAGACCCCGCTACGTCATGCTTAGGCAATGCCGAGATCGTTGCTTGCGCCGGCGCAGCCGGATTCCGGGTCGGGAGAGCTGGGCACGTGGCGAGCCGCCGGGCTGAGTATGGCGGTGATCGCGTCCGCGGCGTCGTACGGGTTGGGCGCGCTGCTCGGGGCGGCGGTCGTGATTCCGGTGATCTACGCTTTGGCGCGGTTGCGCGGTCATGCGCCGGACGCGCGCAGTACCGCCGAGTTGATCGGCACCACCCTGGGTCCCAAGGCGGGATTCGCGGCGGGACTCGTTCAGCTGCTCGCCTACCTGGCGTTGGCGGCCAAGTTCGCCACCACGCTCGGATTGCAGCTGCTGCAGCTGCTTTCGCCCGGCGACGACCCAACCGCGATCGTGTCGTGGCTCCCGGTCGGCGCCGCGGCCGCGGCGCTCCTCATCGGAGCCGCCGCCTGTTGGGCCCCGACTCGCGTCGTGGCGTCGCTGGCACTGCCGCTCGTGCTCGCGGGCCTGCTCCTCTACGTCTGCCTCGCGGTCGCGGTGGCCGCCCTCGTCGCGCTGAGCACCGACCCCGTCGTCATCGGGACGGCCGCAGCACCGCGCCCGCTGTCCGGCCAGCTCGTCGGCTTCGGCCTGGGGATGGTGGGCGTCGAACTGCTCACGGTCCGCGCCGCGCGCATCGCCAGGCCGGGACGATCCATGTCGCTGGCCACCGTGGTGGTCGCCGTGGCGGCGGTGGTGGTGTGGGTGGGCGATCACCGGGGCGTGGCGGGGCCGTGGCGATGGAGCGCGAAGATGCTGGCCGAGGCGGTGCCCGAGTTCTACGCCGACGACGGCCGGCGGTGGATGGCGGTGGCCTCCATCGCGCTGGCCGTGGCCGCCGCGCTGGTCTCCGGGTGGGCCGCGGTGCGCGCAGCCGCGGGCCTGGCGGTCATGCGCGAGGCGACACCGAACGCCGGTCTGCGACTGGCGGTGGTGGGGCTCGTCGCGGTGGTTGCCGCCGTAGTCTCGGCGCACGGTGCGCGCTGGATCGGGGTGGTCATCCTCGGCGCGGCGCCCCTGCTGCTCATAGCGCTGTATGTGTTTGTCACAGAGGCTAATTCGCGCATTCCCGGTGACAGCGTGGTGGCCTGGTGGGTCCGCCTGCTGATGCCCGCGCTGGCCGCGGTGGCCGTGATCAAACCGCTGGCGGACTCCGGGTTCGCGCCGGTGCAGGTGGCGACGGTGGTCGCCGCGCTGTTCGGCGTGTGCGCCGCGGGCGGCGCGGCGGCACTGCTGGCGCCGCCAAGCCTTGCCGCCAAATCTGAGTAGTCTTACGGATCCCCGCCAATAGCCCGCTGCCGCAGGCTTACTGGCATGACCGTTCCCAACAGCATGTCAAAAACCACCGCCGCCTTCTTCGTTCAGGCCGCCGTCGCGTTCGCGATCAGCTTCGTGGCCGCGCTCGGCGGAATCTACTTTCTCCCACTCGACCCGTGGCCACGATCGCCATGCCGATCGCCAATTCGATGATGACGGTGGCGTTGTGGCCGAGCTTGAGGGCGAAATAGTTCTTGACGACGAAATTGGTGGCCATCACCGCCAGGCCGGTCAGCATTCCGCCCGCGGGGCCGAATTGTATGGCGGCGGAAATCGTGGGATTACTGGCCCACAGGGTCGTCGGCCAGGTCTGGTTCTCGGCCGCCCAGTGCGGGCTCGCGACTAGGTTGTTCGACCACATCAGCGCGACGACGACCACGAGCTCGGCGAGTACCCACGCCGGTTTGCGGCCGAACCCGCGCAGGTAGGCGACCCCGCACGCCGCGCTCCACCCGATCAGCCCGGCGAAAAGCACCCAGCCCAGCACCGGCCGAAGCAGATCCGGGTTGATCGCGATCTGGAAGCCGGTGGCATAGATGCAGCTCAGCAGCCGGAACACTTGCGCCGCGCGCCACAGCGGCGCCGTGGGATCGGGGCCGTGATTCGCCATCGTGGCCAGCATAAGGGCGGACGGACCCGCCGCCGGCCATGAACACGTGGCCGCCCCGGGGCGCGTGGGCTCGAAGGAACCGCGGGTCAGGCATCACCCGGCCGTGACCCGAACCGGAACCGGCGGCCGGTGATCGTTTCCGGGATGATGCGCACGTAGTGCGTCTTTTCCGACGTCGTCCACGGCAACACCTGTGCGCGTTCGGCTTCCTCGAGCTCCTCGGGGGTGCGCAGCGAACGCGCCGTCCCCCTGATGACTACACTCCACCCTTCGGCGACGTTGTGGTCATCGACCTCGAACAGCACCCGATTGTTGATCGCCGCACTGATCAGCTTGGTTCCCTCCGCGGTGCGGAACAGCACCGTGCGCCGTTGGACGACGTAGTTGACGGGAAAAATATCGGGCTGACCGTCAGCGTAGGTCACCAGCCGCCCCAATGTCACACCCGCGAGCAGCTCCCAGCATTCGTGCACCGGGAGGATGGCGACTCCTTGGTCGATTGCTGACATCAGGTAATCCCTTCATAAACGCGCGATTTCGCGTTCGCAACGCGGGGCGTCCTCAAGGCTATTGACCGGCTTCACCGAATTGCGGCGGCCAAAGGTCCCATCCCGCGGGGACCAAAGTCGTTGAACCAGTTGTTCGCCAACACCAGCGGCACGGTCGGCACTGCTGATTGTCAATCGAAAATGTGGGATATTGAATTCGGCTGTCGCAATTCTGGCGTGTGCGCGATCAGCAGGAAAGGGCCTGCCATGGTTAAAGTGTTCCTGGTCGACGACCACGAAGTCGTCCGCCGCGGTCTCTGCGATCTTCTCGCCGCTGATCCCGAACTTGAAATCGTCGGCGAGGCCGGCTCGGTGGCGGAGGCGAAAGCGCGGATACCCGCACTGCGGCCCGACGTGGCCGTGCTTGACGTTCGCCTTCCCGACGGCAACGGAATCGAACTTTGCCGGGACCTCGTTTCCGACCATCCGGACCTGCGATGCCTGATGCTGACGTCGTTCACCTCCGACGAGGCGATGCTCGAGGCGATCCTGGCCGGCGCCAGTGGATACGTCGTCAAAGACATCAAGGGCATGGAGTTGGCCCATGCGATCAAAGAGGTGGGTGCGGGCAAGTCCTTGCTGGACAACAGGGCGGCCGCCGCGTTGATGGCCAAACTGCGCGGCACCGCTCATCAGGAAGACCCGCTGTCTCGCCTTACCGAGCAGGAACGCACGCTGCTGGGGCTGCTCGGCGAAGGGTTGACCAACCGGCAAATCGCCGCCCGGATGTTCCTTGCGGAGAAGACGGTGAAGAACTATGTATCCCGGCTGTTGGCCAAGCTGGGGATGGAACGCCGCACCCAGGCGGCGGTCTTCGCGTCGAAGGTGAATCAGCAGTCCAACCTGTCGGCCCCGGCGGATTGACCGTTCCGCGACCCGTCGGATTTCAACGAATCTGATTGTCGCACAAACCTTTCCGCTGTTTCGAGACGCGCATTACTCGTTTGGCGGGAGGGTTGAACGCGCTGGTGCGCGGTCAGCATCAGGTGGTCGAATTCCGACTGGGACTCATTGGCCAACCTGACGCGTCGGAAGTCTTCGGCGATCTGCTCGGCGAGCGGCCGGAGCTTGATGTTCGCTTCCTGCGACAGCCATCTGAGCAAGTCGAAGGCCGCACGGTCGCTGATACCGTAGATCAGCATGAGCATGCCTTTGGCTTGCTCGATGCCAGCACGGTTCTCGCTGATCTCAGCGAGTTTCACACTCATCGCGTCCTGCTGCGCCTGCTCGTGCGGCGGCGAGACGTCGATGTAAAACCCGTGCGTTCCGATCACGTCGCCGTCGTCGTCGAAGATCTGGTCACCGACGACCATGACGTGGCGCACGTTCCCCCGGGTATCGATGATCCGATGGCGAGTGCTGAACGCCTGGCGCGTATCGACTATCTGCTCGATGGTGGCCGCGACGTGTCCGCGGTCGTCGGGATGCTTGTGTGACAGCACCAATTCGGTGGTCGGGGTGATGCTGCCGGGTTCATACCCGTGCATTCGTTGCACTTGTTCGGACCATTCCCAGTGCTGGTCGGTGAAGTAGAACCGAAACCAGCCCGCCGGTTGCGCAGCGCCGCCGGCCAAGGCTTGTTCGACGTTGGCCGTTTGGCCGTCGAGTTCCCATTTCATCGTGTATCCGACCTCCCTGGTACCGGGCGGGACGTTCGCACCGGTGGCCTAGGGCCGGCGGCGGGCGGCGGTTGGAGGAGTCGGCACGCGTGCGTGCCGGAGGGACCGCCGCCCGGCCCGCCGGTCTTTCAGGCGTTGATGACCTCGCGCTGGGCGGCAGCTTCTCCGACGGCCCGGGGTGTGTCGCCGCGGCCGACGGTGATCTTGCGCGGCTTGGCCCGCTCGGCCACCGGAATGTGCAGGCTCAGAACGCCTTCGGCATAGGAGGCCTCGATCTTCTCGGTATCGAGGTTGTCGCCGAGGACCAGCTGGCGGCTGAACACGCCGCGCGGCCGTTCGGTCGCCAGCATCTCGCGGTTGGGATCGACGGCCGGTCGTTCGGCGCGCACGGTCACCACATTGCGCTCGATGTCGATGTCCAGTGAGTTGGCATCGATGCCGGGCAGATCGAATTCGACGACGAAGTTCTCGCCTTCGCGCCAGGCGTCCATCGGCATCACCGCCGGCCGGGCGGCGGTACCGAGGACCTGGTGGGCGAATCGG is part of the Mycobacterium mantenii genome and encodes:
- a CDS encoding metal-dependent hydrolase, with the protein product MFTVDDKATGPHDASLDHERIVLQARDVDFDWSTLPFYYVPNEPFTTHFCNVLHLLLPAGEEFIVDAFKDTLPLIKDDQLRRDVQGFISQEAMHSQAHAGVLGHFAAKGIDVTPFTDQMRWLFTQLIGDRPRWSRRRRQSWLLERVSMVAALEHYTAILGEWILDTPQHDAMGTDPMMLDLLRWHGAEEVEHKAVAFDTMKHLRAGYWRQVRTQLLITPALLWLFVRGVRFMYSVDPYLPPGTKPRWLDYFRAARRGLVPGPFQFLRVIGAYYTPSFHPSQLGGVGRAVDYLARSPAARASH
- the dosR gene encoding hypoxia response regulator transcription factor DosR/DevR — translated: MVKVFLVDDHEVVRRGLCDLLAADPELEIVGEAGSVAEAKARIPALRPDVAVLDVRLPDGNGIELCRDLVSDHPDLRCLMLTSFTSDEAMLEAILAGASGYVVKDIKGMELAHAIKEVGAGKSLLDNRAAAALMAKLRGTAHQEDPLSRLTEQERTLLGLLGEGLTNRQIAARMFLAEKTVKNYVSRLLAKLGMERRTQAAVFASKVNQQSNLSAPAD
- a CDS encoding Hsp20/alpha crystallin family protein, translating into MLMRSDPFRELDRFAHQVLGTAARPAVMPMDAWREGENFVVEFDLPGIDANSLDIDIERNVVTVRAERPAVDPNREMLATERPRGVFSRQLVLGDNLDTEKIEASYAEGVLSLHIPVAERAKPRKITVGRGDTPRAVGEAAAQREVINA
- a CDS encoding PAS and ANTAR domain-containing protein, whose product is MKWELDGQTANVEQALAGGAAQPAGWFRFYFTDQHWEWSEQVQRMHGYEPGSITPTTELVLSHKHPDDRGHVAATIEQIVDTRQAFSTRHRIIDTRGNVRHVMVVGDQIFDDDGDVIGTHGFYIDVSPPHEQAQQDAMSVKLAEISENRAGIEQAKGMLMLIYGISDRAAFDLLRWLSQEANIKLRPLAEQIAEDFRRVRLANESQSEFDHLMLTAHQRVQPSRQTSNARLETAERFVRQSDSLKSDGSRNGQSAGADRLDC
- a CDS encoding alpha/beta fold hydrolase, with the protein product MTTELASTMVAASDGVRLAVHAYTDIDPGRPTILAIHGYPDNHHVWDAVATTLGRRFNVVAYDVRGAGQSSTPATYSGYLLPQLVADVGAVIDRLGVDSVHLLAHDWGSIQAWAAVTDDSVMDRIASFTSVSGPHLNYAGRFLRSARTPRALLDVVKQIVASSYIWFFLCPGLPELAIRSGATVKVFEAVERIGGSKTGSERGAAYRSADDYLNGLNLYRANMPAPILSPPARLPQTTVPVQVLVARQDYFVSPALQRFTGSIPAGGRVVPIEGGHWVVTAHPDVIARLTGEWVDLIAHSADRRGIGQM
- a CDS encoding PDR/VanB family oxidoreductase; amino-acid sequence: MIVAQTIWESIPADLYGRRKRDRMYTALYGVGALFGGMASASRWTSSRVASVRRTTTALVTQRELVAPDVVALTLADPAGGLLPSWTPGAHIDVRLPSGRRRQYSLCGSPGRRTDYRIAVRRIADGGGGSIEMHETFAVGDRFEFEGPRNAFYLVTDEREVLFVIGGIGVTPILPMMQAAQQRGIDWRAVYAGRSRDDMPLLDEVVAVAPDRVTVWADDERGRFPTAADLLADAGPTTAVYVCGPTAMLESVRTARDEHANAPLHYERFGPPPVVDGVPFELELARSQRVLSVPENRSALDVMLDRDPTTAYSCQQGFCGTCKVKVLGGQVDRRGRAAEGDDEMLVCVSRAKNGRVVIDA
- a CDS encoding pyridoxamine 5'-phosphate oxidase family protein, encoding MSAIDQGVAILPVHECWELLAGVTLGRLVTYADGQPDIFPVNYVVQRRTVLFRTAEGTKLISAAINNRVLFEVDDHNVAEGWSVVIRGTARSLRTPEELEEAERAQVLPWTTSEKTHYVRIIPETITGRRFRFGSRPGDA
- a CDS encoding cation:proton antiporter, which produces MQNGVVNGFGFHTLALLAAVGMAGPVLASVPRLRIPVVVGELVAGLVIGRTGFDVVDIADPTFAVLANIGFALVMFVVGTHVPVREAAMRSAFPVALGRAVLSGGVAVALGIGLAATFGTGHPALYAVLMASSSAALALPVIDSLGLRGRQVLSVTTQIAIADTSCIVLLPLVIDIKRAPTAALGALAVAGFAAALFVVLRTVDRKGWRKRLDRYSEMHRLALELRTSLLVLFGLAALAVTTHVSIMLAGFAVGLVVGAVGEPRRLARQLFGITEGFFSPLFFVWLGASLQVRELGAHPKLILLGAGLGLGAVLAHCAGRLLRQPLTFGVLSAAQLGVPVAAATIGTQEHLLVAGEASALMFGALLTVAAASIAGTLAARGQDTAEPGEAVQTPLRHA